DNA from Candidatus Baltobacteraceae bacterium:
CTTGCGCGGCGATCAGCGGCAGCAGTGGTTCGATAATCGGCGACGCCGCTTCGAGCTCGAGGTCGACGACGACCCGGGTGCGCGAAGGAGACAATGCTTCGAACGACGCCGCGTTCAAAAAGCGGCGCAGCGGGCCGTGCGTGTAGCGACGTTCGACACTGTAATACTCGGGCACGCGCCAGATCGTCGGCATCTCCTCCCACTCGACGTAGATCGGACCGCGCCGGAACGCGCCGAACTTGCGCGTTCCGCCTTCGGGGAGCGGCTCGAAGCGCGGCACGATACGCGGCAGCCCTGCGTGCTCGTTTACCCAGTCCGTGTCGGCGAGATACTCCCAGAGTCGCTCGCGCGGGGCATCGAACTCCCACGTCCAGCGCGCTGCGTAACTCATCTCGCGCGTTCCACCAGCATAGCGTCGCCGAACGAAAAAAACCGGTAACGGCGCTCGACCGCTCCGCGATATGCCGACAGAACGCGTTCGCGGCCCGCGAAGGCGCTGACCAGCACCAGCAGGCTCGACCGCGGCAAATGAAAGTTGGTAATCATGACGTCGACGGCGGCAAATGCGAAGCCGGGACTGATGAAGAGTTCCGTAACACCATCTCCTGGAACGATTCGGCCGTGCGTTTGGATGTTGCCTTCCAGCGCGCGGACCACCGTCGTGCCCGCCGCGACGATCCGCCGGCCCTCCGCGCGAGCCCGTTCGATCGCCGTGGCGGCCTGTGCGGGGATCGTGTAGGCCTCGGCGTGCATCGCGTGCTCGTCGATGCGATCGGTGGCGATCGGTCTGAACGTACCCAAGCCGACGTCGAGCACGATCCGCACGATCTCAACGCCGGCCGACGCGATACGTTCGAGCAGTTCGCGGGTGAAGTGGAGCGACGCCGTCGGGGCGGCGACGCTGCCGGGCACAAGCGCGAAGACGGTTTGATAGCGCTGCTGCGCTTCGGCACTTTCGTTATGGATGTAGGGCGGCAGCGGCAACGTGCCGGCCCGCTCGAGGAACCGTTCGAACGGGACGTCGAGCTCGAAGGCGACCTCGCGCGCTCCGTCCGGGAGCTCGCCGACGATCTCGGCCGAACCGAACGGGTCGAAGACGATCCGTTCGCCACGACGCAGCCGTCGCGCCGGGCGCGCCAGCGCGACCCAGCGTAGCGCGTGCGGATCGTAGCGCATCGACTCCGCGGGATGCAGCAGCAACAGCTCGACGCTTCCGCCGGTGAGGGCGCGCCGCCCGTGCAATCGGGCGGCGATAACGCGCGTCTCGTTGAGCACGAGCACGTCGCCCTCGCGCAGATACGCGGGCAAGTCGGAAAAATGGCGGTGTTCGATGGCGCCGCTGCGAGGGAGCACCATCAGGCGGCTCGCGTCGCGGCGTTGCGGCGGACTCTGTGCGACGAGTTCGGGATCGAGCTCGAAGTCGTACGCGCTGGTGAGTGAGTCTATCCGCTCGACAGTCGCTGGCGCTCGAGTTCGAGAAAGTTCGTCAATCGCTTGCGGTCGTCTTCGGTGGCTTCGACGATGAGCACGCCGACTTGATACGTCTCACCGGTAAACGCGCGTATCCAGCGCACTTGCCCGCGCAACCGTAAGAACGGATTGCGCTTCATCGTGAAGGTGTACTTCGAGCCGACCGGGAGATACTGGTCGGCGATCACGCGCATGCCGGTCGGCGAGATGTCCGCGACGGCTCCGCGGAAGAGCATTGCCGAAAGCGGATCCTCGACGACGACGTCGATGTACTTGCGCAAGCGAAGGTTGTAACGCTTATCGTCGCCTTCGTCTTTTTTGGAGCTCGGGGCGGATTTTCCGGATCGGTCAGTCATCAGCTCACTTGCGTTCCTGGGAAATATAACGCAAGAATTTCGCGCGCCGAACGACCGGCGAGCGCCATTCCGCGGGCGCCCCATTGACACAAGCCTACCCCGTGTCCGAGACCGGCACCTTCCACGGCCAACGTTTCGGACGGTCCGTCGAGGCGGAACGTGCCGATCAGGAGGCTGCGCAGGACGCGCGGACCCACCGCGATGCGGAACGTGCTGCCTTTGACGTTAATGCTTCCTCGTTCGGCGAGCAACTCGAAGGCGCGCGCGCGGCCGCTCGGATCCGTCGCGGCGATACGAACGTCGCGCAGCGCGCCGAACGGCGCGAGCTGATTGCCGAAGCGATCGCCGACGTCGTTCAAGAACAGTTGCGACGTCCAGCGGTAGTTCGGCGACGCGCTGCAGTACGTGCAGGGCACGCCGCCGAGATACGGCACGGGGACGCTTCCCCACGCGTCGGACGACGCTTCGGTGTGGCCGCCGCAGCACGACGAATACGCAACCGATGCGTAGACGTTGTCGTAATGCAATACTTGACCGGCGGTGGCGTCGACGGCATCTCTACCGCCGGGCGACTCACCCGCCATTCCCCGATACACCTGATCGAGCTCGGAAGGGACGAGATCGTACGCACGCCGCGGATTGCTGCGCTGCAAGACGTACGTGCGCGCGCAAACGGCCTGCGCTTGCAGCGCGGCCGCCGGCCAGCCCGGCGACATTTCTCGCGGCACGACCGAATAAAGGTACTGCTCGATGTCGACGAGGTTGACGATACCGCCGGGCGTGTGTTGAAAATCGCCCCGATAGAGGTTGCCGTTGAAGGTAAAGCTGCCTTGCGGGCCGGGTTGGACGTCACCGGGTCCCAACAACACGCGTAACGCGGGCGACGTCGAGGTGATCGCGGGATCCGCGTCACTTTGCGCCAGCGCCGTCACAGGCGCAAACGCCGCACCGGTCGTCAAAGCAAGAAACGCCTTGCGCTGCACGGCTACAAAAACCGCTCTTGTACCGGCGTGCCGCCGGAAACCCCGAGATGACGGTACGCCAGGGGGGTCGCCTTTCTTCCGCTTGCCGTGCGAACGACGAAGCCTTCTTTGAGCAGATACGGCTCGACGACGTCTTCGAGTGTTTCGGCGTCTTCGGTGAGCGACGCGGCGATCGCGCCGATGCCGGCCGGGCCGCCTCCGTACGTTTCGACCAAGGTGCGCAAGAAGGCGCGATCGAGGCGATCGAGACCGAGCGTATCGACGCCTTCGCGCTCGAGCGCCTCGTCGGCGACGGCTTGCGTGATATGGCCTTCGGCGCGAACTTCGGCATAGTCGCGCACGCGGCGCAGCAAACGATTGGCGATCCGCGGCGTTCCGCGACTGCGCGCGGCGATCGTCTGACAGCCCTCGTTGTCGATCGGGACGCCGAGGACGCCGGCCGAGCGGTGCACGATCCGCTCGAGCTCTTCGACTGAGTAAAAGTCGAGGTGATGGATGATGCCGAAGCGCTCGCGCAGCGGTGCGGTCAACATACCGGCGCGCGTGGTTGCGCCGACGAGCGTGAATCGTTTGAGCGGCAGCTTCAGCGTCTTAGCGTAGGCCCCCCGATCGACGACGAAATCGATTTGAAAATCCTCCATCGCCGGATAGAGAAATTCTTCGACCACACGTCCGAGGCGATGGATCTCATCGACGAAAAACACGTCGCCTTCTTCGAGCGCGGTGAGAACGCCGACGAGATCTTTGGGCTTTTCCAGCGTCGGGCCGCTCGTGGGTCGAAAGTTCGCACCAACCGCGCGCGCGATCAATCCCGCGAGCGTCGTTTTGCCCAGTCCCGGCGGCCCGTAAAACAGCACGTGCTCGAGCGGCTCGCCGCGCCGCTTGGCGGCGTCGATAGCGATGCGCAGGTTTTCGACGACGCGCTCTTGTCCGACGTAATCTTCGAACGAGTGTGGGCGCAAACTCGCACCGTAGACCTCGTCTTCGAGGGAGTCGGTCGGATCGACGACGCGCTCGGGCACCGCGACGTCGTCGGGCCCCAAGAGCTTCTTGCGCGCGTTGCTGTCGTTCACGTGCCGCTCTTCTTCGCCGCGCGGCGGCGGTATATCTGCGCGAGCAGCGTTTCGGCGTCGCCGATCTTGCCGTCTGACTCAAGGGTTTCGCGCACCATCGCTTCGGCTTCCCCGCGTTTATATTCCAGCTGCAGAAGCACGGCTAGGGCTTCGCCGGCAAAGTCCGGCATTGGTGCGGGCGCAATCGGCGGCGCGTCTTGAATCAAGAGAAACTTCGTCACCTTCCCCTGCAGCTTGGCGACGATGTCGCGCGCTTTCTGCTGGCCGACGCCCGGAAGGCTCTTCAGGAACGCGTGATCGCCGCGATCGATCGCGCCCGCAATCGCGGACATCGGCTGCGAAAATGCTCGCGCCGCCGAACGTGGACCGATCGATGCGACGGTGAGCAGCGCTTCAAAGAAATCGCGTTCGATCGCGTTGGTGAAACCGTAAAAAGTGAAACGCCCGCTGTTGCCGTCCATGTTCAGCACCGCGTAGATCTCGAGCGCTACCGGCTCGCCCGCAACGGTCGTCACTTTTTCGGCAACGCACGGTGGTAACGTGACCTCGTAGGCTAAACCGCCGGCTTCGACGACGGCGCCGTCGAACGTACGCTCGACGAGCGCGCCGTTTATGCGTGAGAACATATGTTATCGAACGCCAGCGCGAGCGCGAGTGCATCGGACACGTCGTGCGGTTTGGGAAGCGCGCGAAGTCCGAGCAGCTGCGCAACCATGGCGCCGACCTGCTCTTTACGCGCAGCACCCGATCCGACGAGGGCGCGTTTGACGTGCGCGTGTCCGAGCGTGTGCACCGCGATGCCGGCTTGTGCGCTGGCAAGACAGAGCACGCCGCGCGCATGACCCATGAGAATGGCGGTGCGGGGATTTTTGTAGGTCGTGTAGAGTTCTTCGATGACGACGACCGAGGGATGCGTCTGTTCGATCACTTCGACGATCGCAGCGTGCAGCTCCCGAAGCCGCTCCTCGAGCGTCCCCCCGTTGCGCGGCGTGACGACGCCGGCTTCGACCAAACGCACGCGCCGGGAGGAGCGCTCGATCACGCCGTAGCCGGTCGTTCGCAAAGCGGGATCGACACCGAGTATTCGCAAGCTACGGCGGTGTGCCGTTGACGACGAGCGTCACGGGCTGCCCCGGCGGCAGGTTCGTTCCGACTTGCGGATCGGTGCCGACGACCCGCCCGCCGGCGCCCGCGGTAACCGTGTACACGGTGCGCGCGATGGCGTAACCGTCGGATGCTAACGTCGCCGTCGCATCGGGGACGCTCATCCCGTTGGTGTCGGGGACTTCTCCGGAGACCGAAAGGGTCACGTTCACGGTCGATCCCGACGGTGCTTGCGAGCCGGCTCCCGGCTCCTGGGAGACGATGTCCCCGTTGAGCGTCGTTTGTATTTGGTAGTGCACGGCGGCCGTGAAGCCCGCACCTACCAGTGCGTTAATGGCCGCCTGATACTGTTGGCTGGTGACCCCAGGCACAGCGACCGTTGTCGTGCCGTTGTTGGTGCCGCTGGCGGGCTGCACGCCCGTGCTTACCGTCGCATGCACGATCGTGTTCTTGTCGATCTTCGCACCGGG
Protein-coding regions in this window:
- the ruvC gene encoding crossover junction endodeoxyribonuclease RuvC; its protein translation is MRILGVDPALRTTGYGVIERSSRRVRLVEAGVVTPRNGGTLEERLRELHAAIVEVIEQTHPSVVVIEELYTTYKNPRTAILMGHARGVLCLASAQAGIAVHTLGHAHVKRALVGSGAARKEQVGAMVAQLLGLRALPKPHDVSDALALALAFDNICSHA
- the ruvA gene encoding Holliday junction branch migration protein RuvA; its protein translation is MFSRINGALVERTFDGAVVEAGGLAYEVTLPPCVAEKVTTVAGEPVALEIYAVLNMDGNSGRFTFYGFTNAIERDFFEALLTVASIGPRSAARAFSQPMSAIAGAIDRGDHAFLKSLPGVGQQKARDIVAKLQGKVTKFLLIQDAPPIAPAPMPDFAGEALAVLLQLEYKRGEAEAMVRETLESDGKIGDAETLLAQIYRRRAAKKSGT
- a CDS encoding SpoIID/LytB domain-containing protein; its protein translation is MQRKAFLALTTGAAFAPVTALAQSDADPAITSTSPALRVLLGPGDVQPGPQGSFTFNGNLYRGDFQHTPGGIVNLVDIEQYLYSVVPREMSPGWPAAALQAQAVCARTYVLQRSNPRRAYDLVPSELDQVYRGMAGESPGGRDAVDATAGQVLHYDNVYASVAYSSCCGGHTEASSDAWGSVPVPYLGGVPCTYCSASPNYRWTSQLFLNDVGDRFGNQLAPFGALRDVRIAATDPSGRARAFELLAERGSINVKGSTFRIAVGPRVLRSLLIGTFRLDGPSETLAVEGAGLGHGVGLCQWGARGMALAGRSAREILALYFPGTQVS
- a CDS encoding PilZ domain-containing protein, giving the protein MTDRSGKSAPSSKKDEGDDKRYNLRLRKYIDVVVEDPLSAMLFRGAVADISPTGMRVIADQYLPVGSKYTFTMKRNPFLRLRGQVRWIRAFTGETYQVGVLIVEATEDDRKRLTNFLELERQRLSSG
- the queA gene encoding tRNA preQ1(34) S-adenosylmethionine ribosyltransferase-isomerase QueA encodes the protein MDELSRTRAPATVERIDSLTSAYDFELDPELVAQSPPQRRDASRLMVLPRSGAIEHRHFSDLPAYLREGDVLVLNETRVIAARLHGRRALTGGSVELLLLHPAESMRYDPHALRWVALARPARRLRRGERIVFDPFGSAEIVGELPDGAREVAFELDVPFERFLERAGTLPLPPYIHNESAEAQQRYQTVFALVPGSVAAPTASLHFTRELLERIASAGVEIVRIVLDVGLGTFRPIATDRIDEHAMHAEAYTIPAQAATAIERARAEGRRIVAAGTTVVRALEGNIQTHGRIVPGDGVTELFISPGFAFAAVDVMITNFHLPRSSLLVLVSAFAGRERVLSAYRGAVERRYRFFSFGDAMLVERAR
- the ruvB gene encoding Holliday junction branch migration DNA helicase RuvB — translated: MNDSNARKKLLGPDDVAVPERVVDPTDSLEDEVYGASLRPHSFEDYVGQERVVENLRIAIDAAKRRGEPLEHVLFYGPPGLGKTTLAGLIARAVGANFRPTSGPTLEKPKDLVGVLTALEEGDVFFVDEIHRLGRVVEEFLYPAMEDFQIDFVVDRGAYAKTLKLPLKRFTLVGATTRAGMLTAPLRERFGIIHHLDFYSVEELERIVHRSAGVLGVPIDNEGCQTIAARSRGTPRIANRLLRRVRDYAEVRAEGHITQAVADEALEREGVDTLGLDRLDRAFLRTLVETYGGGPAGIGAIAASLTEDAETLEDVVEPYLLKEGFVVRTASGRKATPLAYRHLGVSGGTPVQERFL